From a single Ciconia boyciana chromosome 6, ASM3463844v1, whole genome shotgun sequence genomic region:
- the ASCL3 gene encoding achaete-scute homolog 3: MQNPMDGKSYHNLMDKLSMCTETQRIQLARPFCPDPVVTFHVYPETPNQVTCSEDLSFLPFMSEHLIMENFYSEPCTFPYQMPHSNYRRSEYSYGPAFIRKRNERERQRVKCVNEGYAKLRNHLPKEYLEKRLSKVETLHAAIKYISYLQSLLYSDSVVAEKNVTEPSKAPKAINKQNQFLKTI; encoded by the coding sequence ATGCAGAACCCAATGGATGGCAAAAGCTACCATAACCTCATGGACAAGTTGTCCATGTGTACTGAGACTCAGCGCATACAGCTGGCTAGGCCTTTCTGTCCTGACCCAGTGGTCACGTTTCATGTGTACCCAGAAACACCAAACCAGGTCACTTGCTCTGAAGATTTGTCGTTCCTTCCTTTCATGTCTGAGCATCTCATCATGGAGAACTTCTACAGCGAGCCCTGCACCTTTCCCTACCAAATGCCCCATTCCAATTACCGCAGAAGTGAGTACTCCTATGGGCCAGCTTTCATCAGAAAGAGGAAtgagagggaaaggcagagggtTAAATGTGTCAATGAAGGCTATGCTAAACTGAGGAATCACCTACCTAAGGAATACTTGGAGAAGCGGCTCAGCAAAGTGGAGACACTCCATGCTGCAATAAAATACATTAGTTACCTACAGTCCCTTCTGTACAGTGATTCTGTggtggcagaaaaaaatgtgacgGAGCCAAGCAAAGCACCTAAAGCaattaacaaacaaaaccagtttttgaAGACGATCTGA
- the C6H11orf16 gene encoding LOW QUALITY PROTEIN: uncharacterized protein C11orf16 homolog (The sequence of the model RefSeq protein was modified relative to this genomic sequence to represent the inferred CDS: deleted 1 base in 1 codon): MAHLGGFLPTGHRYCSAMPALDKFSCFSVIPTVNPCCRSSFVVHPAWIAEPLSPQRCQWISHCLPSPGPSWRRLSASGRLVGLDSNVPVLVRREKDGFYYHGTVKEEIESERGMFLVEFAKPLVSRGRHPACVQKTAKHDILEYLNGMKRSLLPGDKVLAPWEPDMARYGPGTVLTGIETREPLQASEDEEIMVQFWNDKTVKLPRGVALWIPPSLWERIVEMIHMPFTSRVKPRESLDTNSCIFSCSPKTALIPVCAVHSLAKHCLLCSPCWPHFRYHCDGICCSSAYVRCACCCHPHVDAWWPLPSRSLVFQSKTEEAESSSEPSPCLLELKGPNQEAAAAVAASSLSSDLEWDLEPFPTKSTVMDSAVNCRSSCLEKPRLKDSARPERKYWKRSHHKSHPSNSGLGSHSSTCTKGKLVSKPISVGDMSHVALTNQSAMFETIEQSPRGQLTMKEILRDQDFKLSLVEEGFAAPEKQRYKTARKKKKKKKESDDKHKVTCIGDDKLDDTDHVRRGQTEKKTAKSSLATKHRDQSEFSKCITNEVQELKFQINCLYCISVTFTKQIKF, encoded by the exons ATGGCTCATTTGGGAGGGTTCCTGCCTACGGGTCACAGGTATTGCAGTGCGATGCCAGCTCTGGACAAGTTCTCCTGCTTCAGTGTCATACCTACTGTCAAcccctgctgcaggagctctTTTGTAGTGCATCCCGCCTGGATcgctgagcccctcagcccccagcG gTGCCAATGGATTAGCcactgcctcccctcccctggcCCATCGTGGAGGAGGCTGAGCGCATCGGGGAGATTAGTGGGCTTAGACAGCAATGTCCCTGTGCtggtgagaagggaaaaagatggGTTTTATTACCATGGTACAGTAAAAGAGGAGATAGAG AGTGAAAGAGGCATGTTCCTGGTAGAGTTTGCCAAACCACTTGTGTCACGTGGAAGGCATCCAGCGTGTGTGcaaaaaacagcaaagcatgACATCCTGGAATACTTGAATGGGATGAAGCGCTCCTTACTCCCTGGAGACAAAGTGCTGGCACCCTGGGAGCCAGATATGGCCAGGTACGGCCCAGGAACCGTCCTCACAGGCATTGAGACAAGGGAGCCCTTACAAG CCtcagaagatgaagaaattaTGGTCCAGTTCTGGAATGACAAGACAGTGAAACTCCCGCGAGGTGTGGCTCTGTGGATCCCTCCTAGCCTGTGGGAGAGGATTGTAGAGATGATCCACATGCCCTTCACCAGCAGGGTGAAGCCCAGAGAAAGTCTGGACACTAACTCTTGTATCTTTTCCTGCAGTCCTAAAACAGCCCTGATTCCTGTTTGTGCTGTACATAGCCTTGCCAAGCACTGCTTGCTCTGCTCACCCTGCTGGCCACATTTCCGCTATCACTGTGATGGTATATGCTGTTCGTCAGCATATGTAAGGTGCgcctgctgctgccatcccCATGTTGATGCCTGGTGGCCTCTTCCATCCAGGTCTCTGGTCTTTCAGAGCAAAACTGAAGAGGCAGAGTCCAGCAGTGAGCCCTCTCCATGCCTTCTAGAACTGAAAGGCCCAAaccaagaagcagcagcagctgtggcagCGTCTTCCCTCTCTTCTGATTTAGAGTGGGACCTGGAGCCATTCCCCACTAAGAGTACTGTGATGGACAGTGCTGttaactgtc GCTCCAGCTGTCTTGAGAAGCCCAGGCTAAAGGATTCTGCAAGACCCGAGCggaaatactggaaaagaagCCAC CACAAGTCCCATCCCAGTAATTCAG GACTCGGCAGTCACAGCAGCACATGTACAAAGGGCAAGCTGGTATCCAAACCCATCTCCGTTGGGGACATGTCCCATGTTGCCCTGACTAATCAGAGTGCAATGTTTGAAACCATTGAGCAGTCTCCCAGGGGGCAACTCACAATGAAAGAAATCTTAAGAGACCAAGATTTCAAGCTGTCATTGGTG GAAGAAGGTTTTGCAgcaccagaaaaacaaagatataaaacagcaagaaagaaaaaaaaaaaaaaaaaagagtcagaTGATAAACATAAAGTGACTTGCATAGGAGATGACAAACTTGATGATACAGACCATGTCAGAAgaggacagacagaaaaaaaaacagcaaagagcTCACTTGCAACAAAGCATAGAGATCAATCAGAATTCAGTAAATGTATAACTAATGAAGTTCAGGAGCTGAAATTTCAGATAAACTGCTTATACTGTATCAGTGTTACATTTACTAAGCAAATCAAGTTCTGA
- the AKIP1 gene encoding A-kinase-interacting protein 1, with product MEGARAGRTAGLARAVLERARRRRRRAAGRLPASASGSAPEEDSERLSAAFASIVNLMNQATKECEKYYSFLGACGCKEHEIKHICRYHGRQAGERELESKEEEITEDSVAPSQAQTCQQHTRQASEDIYIEVSPGTYSVTATSEDMVQQTHVVDVNAGQSVDLTFVL from the exons atgGAGGGGGCGCGCGCGGGGCGGACGGCGGGGCTGGCGCGCGCCGTGCTGgagcgggcgcggcggcggcggcggcgggcggcgggacgGCTCCCGGCCTCGGCCTCGGGCTCGGCCCCG GAAGAAGATTCAGAACGTCTCAGTGCAGCATTCGCTTCAATTGTGAACTTGATGAATCAAGCCACAAAGGAATGCGAG AAGTACTATAGCTTCTTGGGAGCCTGTGGGTGCAAAGAGCATGAAATCAAACACATCTGCAGATACCATGGCAGGCAAGCAGGGGAAAGAGAGCTGGAGTCCAAAGAAGAAGAA ataaCTGAAGACTCTGTAGCACCCAGTCAAGCTCAAACTTGCCAGCAACAT ACCAGACAAGCTTCTGAAGACATCTACATTGAAGTTTCTCCTGGCACCTATTCTGTCACAGCAACCTCAGAGGACATGGTGCAACAAACCCATGTGGTGGATGTCAACGCAGGACAAAGTGTTGATTTAACTTTTGTTCTATGA